The region GTGACTTAATGTTTTATCATCTTCATAACTCGGGAATTTACTATACGCATCAAACACATTAGCAGACGACAAGAAAAATAATTTACTATTGGTTGCTAAGATATATTCAGCAATATGATAATGCGCAATCACCTGTGCCGAAAAATTACCACGAATAGCAGAAATAATAATGGTAGGTTTGACAATATCTAAGATTTCAAAAATATCGTCTTCTTCAATGTTATATTGAAAATAATGTTGGTTCTTACTAAAGGCACGATTATCTCTACAATAGGTACCAAACGTTCTAAAATAACCACAGAGTTCTTTATAGATGGCTTGACCTAAAAACCCACTGGCTCCAAGAATAAGTATACGATGTTTGTTATCTTTTTTCTTCCTCATTAATCTTTACTTCTCAAAAAGAATACCATATTTACCCTTTATAAAATGGTAACTTAACAACCGTTGCTGGAACTGCGTTTTTACGAATCTGGATATTTATTTTACTGTTAACATCTGCAAAAACAGTTGGCACATACCCTAAGCCAATACCTTTATTCAACATTGGTGACATGGTGCCAGAAGTAACCTCTCCAATTTTTTTACCTTGTCCATCTACAATATCATACCCTTGTCTTGGGATGCCACGCTCATCCAGCTCGAAAGCGACTAACTTACGGTCAACACCACGACGTTTTTGGTCTTCTAATGCTTCACTATTGGTAAATGGTTTAGTAAACTTTGTAATCCAACCTAAACCAGCTTCAAGAGGTGAAGTAGTATCGTCAATATCATTACCATACAAGCAGTAACCCATTTCTAAACGTAAAGTATCACGTGCAGCCAAACCTATTGGTTTTGCTCCAGCGTCTACCACTTTATCCCAAATTTGTTTAACCTCATTGTTTTTACAATAGATTTCAAAACCACCACTACCTGTGTAACCTGTTGCTGAGATGATTACGTGTTCTATACCAGCAAAATCTCCAACTTCAAAATTATAAAACTTGATAGCAGACAAATCTAAACTGGATAAAGCTTGCATTTTTTGTACTGCATTAGGACCTTGTATAGCAAGTAAGGAGTAGTCTTCGGACAAATCGCGCATCTCTGCACCAACAGTGTTTTTAGAGCTAATCCAGTTCCAATCCTTTTCTATATTACTAGCATTAACCACTAAAAGGTATTGCTCTTCTTTAATTTTATAAATAATTAAGTCGTCCACAATTCCACCAGTATCATTAGGTAAACAACTATACTGTGCCTTACCAACGGTTAGTTTTGACGCATCGTTACTAGATATGCTTTGTATTAAGTCTAACGCATGTGGTCCAGAGATTAAAAATTCTCCCATATGACTAACATCAAAGACACCACAATCTGTTCTAACTGCTTCGTGTTCTATGTTAACACCATCATACTGTACAGGCATATTGTAACCTGCAAATGGGACCATTTTTGCACCAAGTGCTTCGTGAGTTGCTGTTAACGCTGTATTTTTCATTAAATATATTTTTGTTTTACCGTCAAGCGGAAATTTTGTAAAATTTAGTCAAACAAAAGTATTGAAAAATATTGAGTTGATTTAAGGAAAGAAAATAATAAAAGGTGAAAGTTATTTTTAGTCAATAAAACGAAAAATATCTAAAGTTTTATTGAATAAAAATTTTGATGTTTTGAATAAAAACTAACGTTGTTGTATATGGTTTGTTGCGTATTTAAACACCTAATTTAGCAAATAAAACCCAATAGAAAATCCGCAAGGATTTTCGTAAGTAGGCTAAAACTAGCAATAAATTATATACTTTGTTATAGCACGTTTTTTTAATCAAAGCACTATAGGGAAAAATTTATTTTAGTCTCAATTTTAAATTCAATCCCTTTTCCTCGATATTTTGCTGGTGTAATTTGAGGAAGAGAATTTAATAACCTTATAGCTTCATCTAGTAGATGTTCGTTTCCTGTAGCAGATATATGAGAAATATTTCCATTTGGATCAACTCTAAATTTAGCTTTTACAATTCCTTCAATTCTATTTTTTTGGGCAATTTTTGGATAAGAGATGTTTTTTTCAAAGTGTGATTTAATGGTTTCATTGAAACAATTTTCACGTTCGCTATTTTTACCTTCAGGACAATTTACAAAAGATAAACTTTTGCGAATTACGAACCATTCATTACCATCAGAATCTACAACCCTATTAGGGTATATTTGGATTTCAGGGAATTGTATATCAGACGGGTAGGTTTTTGTTTTTTCAATTCCAGTTAAAGGAATTTTTTTTAAAGTTGAACAGGAAGCGCAAACTAATAAGACAAAAATGTATTTAAAGTAAGATAGTTTCATATAAGGTTATAAATGTATGCCGACTTTATGATGATAAGGAATCGTTTCAATGTTCTTTATCAGAAGTTAGTTTTAATTCGAAGTTAATTGAAAAAAATGATAAAGTCAAATGGTCAAACTTGATTATTAACCTCTATCCAATAGCCATCTGGATCTTGAAAATACACTTGTAGTATACCATCTTTTCTAATGTAATCTTTGTTTGGTGTATTTTTCCAATCTGAATAGGCTATATCTAGGTTGTTAAGATGTGTAATGAATGCTTCAAAATGAGGCGTTGATAACGCAAAATGAACTGCTTTATTGGTTACGACTTTTAATTCTGGTCTTGGTATAAGGTGTAATTGTCTACCATCATCAAACGATAACCATCTTGTTTTTGAGTTTGAAGCTGTATTTTCAATCTCTTGTAGTTGAAACACTTTTTTATAAAAATCTATAGACTGATTGACATCTTGTACAGAAATGGCTATATGATTTAAGCTAAAAGTCATAGTATTTAATTACTTTAATAAAAATGCTTTTAAATGGTTGTAACTACTAATTTTAGTCGCCACTTTGTTTTTACCCATAACCGATTGTATTTGCTTTGGTAACGATTGTTTTTCTATAATAACGTCTTCAACCACATCTAAAAACTTGGTTGGATGTGCAGTTTCTAAAAACACACAATGTGCATTAGGATTAGATTTTAAATAGGCTTTACATCCTAAATATCCAACTGCTCCATGTGGATCTGCTACGTAGTTATAGTTGTCGTATATCTCTTTTAAAGCCACCTTAGTTTCGTCGTCTGTAAAACTATAAGAGGATAAATTGTCCTTTAAACTATTAAAGTTGTTGTTATAGATTTCTTGGATACGAATAAAATTACTCGGATTGCCAACATCCATAGCATTACTAATAGTTTGAACAGATGGTTTTGGATTATAAATTTCTGTTTTTAGATAATTAGTTACAACGTTATTTTGGTTATTTGACGCAATAAAATGTTTAATAGGTAAGCCTAATTGTTGTGCCATCATACCAGCACACACGTTTCCAAAGTTTCCACTTGGTACAGAAAATACAATCTCTTTATGTGTATTATGTAATTGTTTGTAGGCAAACATAAAGTAGAGTAGTTGTGGTAACCATCGTGCTACATTAATAGAGTTTGCAGAGGTCAATTGCATTTTGCTAGTTAATTCCTCATCTAAAAACGCACGTTTAACCATGTCTTGGCAATCGTCAAAAACACCATCGACTTCTAATGCTTTAATGTTTTGTCCTAACGTAGTCAGTTGTTTTTCTTGTATCTCACTTACCTTTCCAGAAGGATAAAGGATAACTACATTAACACCTTTAACGCCCAAAAACCCATTGGCAACTGCACCACCTGTATCACCAGAAGTGGCTACTAAAACCGTCACTTCGTTAGTATTATTTTGATTAAAATAACCTAAACATCTAGCCATAAATCGTGCGCCAACATCTTTAAAAGCCATAGTTGGTCCATGAAACAACTCTAAAGTAGATATATTGTCGTTTAATTTTACCACAGGAAAATCAAACGATAACGTTTCCTTAATAATTGTTTTTAAGACATCTTTTGGGATATCTGGAAAGACAAATTGTTGTAAGGCTTCAAAAGCAATCTCGTTATAACTTAAATCATAAATATTTTCAAAAAATGAAGCAGGTAAAGGTGTAATACGTTCAGGAAAATATAAACCTTTATCTGGTGCTAATCCTTTGATGACTGCATCTTTAAACGTGGTGTTTGGTGCTTTATGGTTGAGACTGTAGTAATTCATTACTGAATTTAGTTGATTTGTTTTTTTTGTTAATTCGTTGATTTGAGATTCTTCACTATGTTCAGAATGACAAATTCATCATTATAAATTATTCATTTTTCATTATTCTAATTCCTTCTGTATTAATTTTAGACACATAAGTATTAAAATTAATCTCTGTTTTAGAATAAACTTTTTGCATCGCTTTAGCAACAGCTTCAGCAGTTTTTTTACTTTTAGATAATGTGAATATAGAAGGTCCAGAACCTGAAATTCCTGCTCCTAAAGCACCTGCTTTTATAACTTCAGATTTAACCACATCAAAATTTGGAATCAGTTGACTTCTGTAAGGTTCAACCACAACATCTTTTAATGCATTGCTTAATAAATTATAATTATTGGTGTGTAATGCATGAACTAAACTTCCAACGTTAGACCATTGGGTTATGGCGTCTTGTAACGGAATGTTTTTTGGTAATATAGCACGTGCTTCAGACGTTTTAATTTCTATTTGAGGATGAATGATGGTTGCATATAAATCGTCAGGAGTTGGTAATTGTAACACTTGTAATGGTGTTGTGCTTTTAACTAAAGTGAAACCACCAAAAATACCTGGTGCAATATTATCTGCATGCTCACAACCACTAGCAATAGCTTCTCCTTTCATAGCAAACTGGGTGAGTTGTGTCTTATTATATGGTCGTCCTAATAACTCATTAATAGCAAAAACACTACCAGAAGCACTCGCAGAACTGCTACCAATACCACTTCCAGGTTTAATGTTTTTATAGATGTCTATCTCAAAACCACAATCTGGTTGTGCATCATTATATAAGGCTAATGCAGATACACTTGCAACATTCTTATCAGTTTCAAAAGGTAAATCAGCTCCAACAATTTTAGAGATTCTAATCCCTTTTTCAGTCGTTTTTCTAATCACCATGTCGTCACCAATAGTGTCTAAGCAAAAGCCCAAGACGTCAAATCCACAGGAAACATTAGCAACAGTTGCTGGTGAAAATATTTTGATTTCGTTCATGTTTTTTACCACGAATTCACGAATGTTAATTTCCGCGAAAGCATTATTTTTAATTTTAATGTCTACAAGGTATTTAAACCTCACAAGAGTATTTATTTGAGTGAGTCACTGACTACTGCAACTGAACACTGCAAACTTATTTTATTTATTTCCAATTCTGATAATATCTGCAAACAAACCAGACGCAGTAACATCTGCTCCAGCACCAGCACCTTTAACAATTAACGGTTGTTCTGGATAGCGTTGTGTGTAAAACATGACAATGTTATCCTTTCCCTTTAAATTGTAAAACGGATGACCTTCTGGCACTTCTTGTAAGCCTACTTTTGCTTTACCATTTTTATATTCAGCAACATATTTTAACTGATAATTATTTGCTTTTGCAGATGCGTAAAGCTTTTGAAAATGAGCCTCGTCTGTAATTAAAGTTTCATAAAAATCATCTACAGAATCACTTTCTAAATTAGCTTTAGTTAAAAACGACTCATTTACAATGTCATCTATTTCCATTGGTACTCCGTTTTCACGAGCTAATATTAATATTTTTCTAGCCACATCAATTCCGCTTAAATCAATGCGAGGATCTGGTTCTGTGTACCCTTCAAATTGTGCTTGCTTAACGGTATCATGAAAATTCTTTTTATCACTAAAATTATTAAAGACAAAATTTAAGCTTCCAGACAATACTGCTTGAATACTTATCACTTTGTCACCTGAAGCAACTAAGTTATTTAGTGTATTAATTATTGGTAATCCTGCACCAACATTAGTTTCGTATAAAAATGGCGCATTGTATTTAAGTGATAAATCTTGTAAGTTTTTATACTCGGCATAACTCCCAGAACAGGCTATTTTATTACACGCAACCACAGCTACACTTTGCTTTAAATAGTTTTCGTAAACTTTAGAAACGTCATGGTTTGCAGTTATGTCTACAAAAATGCTATTTCTTAAGTTTAACTCGATGACTTTTTGGTAGAAACCTTCAATACTTGATTTATCAGCATGATGAAATTGTGCTGCCCAATTGTTTAAATCGATTCCTTTTGGATTAAAAATCATTTTTCTAGAATTGGCCATACCCACAATTTTGACATCCAATTTTAAGTTTTTCTTTAAAAAAGAATGTTGCTGCTGGATTTGATCGATTAGTTTTTCACCAACATTACCAATTCCAGTAATAAAGACATTAAGTTGTTTGGTGTTAACTTCAAAAAAGCGTTCGTGAACACTATTTAAAGCTTTTTTTACATCACTTGCATTGATTACTGCAGAGATGTTTTTTTCTGAAGCACCTTGTGCTATCGCTCTGACATTAATATTGTTTTTACCAAGCGTGCTAAATAATTTACCACTAATACCTTGATGACTTTTCATATTGTCGCCAATTAAGGCTATAATGGATAAGCCTTTTTCAACAGTAATAGGATTGATTTTATGTAAAGAGATTTCGTTTTCAAAGGTAGAATTTATGGCTTGTTCTGCTTGTTCTGCATTGCTTTCATCAATACCAAAACAAATTGAGTGTTCTGAAGATGCTTGCGTAATAAAAATAATGTTGATTTTTTCGTTAGCTAAAGTTTCAAACAAACGTTTTGAAAACCCAGGTATACCAACCATTCCGCTACCTTCTAAAGTCAATAATGCAACATTGTCAATATGACTAATACCTTTTACAGTTAAATTGTTTCCATTATTTTGATTAGAAATAATTGTACCAGTAGCTTCTGGTTGTAACGTGTTTTTTATATGTATTGGGATTGCTAAATCTAAAACTGGTTGAACCGTTGGAGGGTATAGTACTTTAGCACCAAAATGTGACAATTCCATAGCCTCTTGATACGATAAATTAGAAATCGGATAGGCTTGTTTTACTAATTTTGGATTAGTTGTATACATACCACTAACGTCTGTCCAGATTTCTAGCTGTTCCACCTTTAGAGCTGCTGCAATAATAGCAGCAGTAAAGTCTGATCCACCACGTCCTAAAGTGGTCGTTTCACCCAATTGTGATTTTGATACAAAACCTGGAAGTATAGTAATTTGCTGATTTGCTTTATTAAAGTAATCGGTTATATTTTTGTTAGTCACTTTGTAATTAACTTCTGCTTTTGAGAAATTAGAATTAGTTATAATAAGCTCTTGACTATTTTTTAAAACTGTATTTAAACCCATATCTTCCATTGTTTTAGCAATGATAAACGAAGATAGTAGCTCACCAAAACTGACTAGCTTATCTGAGGTTTTTGGAGATAATTCGTTAATTAAATAGATGCCATTTAGCAGTTGCTTTAAGTCGTTAAATTTGTTTTCTACTTCAGATAAAATAGATTTAGAATTTGGTGCTAATTCTTCAATAGCTTTAAAATGAATGGATTTAATAGTATCAAATACTGTCAAATACGCTTCATCTTTTTGTTTTGCTAATTCTCCAGCCTGTAATAGCTTATCAGTTATTCCACCAATAGCAGAAACCACACAAACTATAGGACTAGTCAATGCTTCTTTTTGAAGAATATCGATGACTCTTTTTATGTTTTGAGCTGAACCTACAGAGGTTCCGCCAAATTTTAATACTTTCATTGTTTTAATATTTATTATGGGACTTGTAGCTTTTAAAACTACTCAAACAGGAGAAATATATAGCGATTAACCCAAAAGGGTAATGGTCATAATTGATGTAAAAATAGTATGTGTTTTTTTCATTTTATGCGTCTATACTTATCAAATGTATTACTTTTACTTTTATGAAAAAAACCAAAAGTCAATTTTTATGAGATTGACAATTAATAGCCAATATTTTATTAAAAATGAAAATATTTTCGAAAGAACAAATTTATGAAGGAGATGCATTAACCTCTAAAAAACAAGGGATTACTTCTACCGAGTTGATGGAGCGTGCAGGAACACAAATTTTTAATTGGTTGCATTTGCGTATGCAAGGTGCACAAGTACCCATTCATATTTTTTGTGGTATTGGTAATAATGGAGGTGATGGATTAGTAGTTGCTAGACATTTAATTACGCATGGTTATAATGTTAAAACCTATATAGTTAACTATAGTAAAACACGATCTAAAGACTTTTTAGTTAATTACGAGCGTATTAAAAGCACGACTAAAGATTGGCCTTTATTACTAAATGATGCTAAAGAATTACCAGAAATAGACGAAAAAGATATCATTGTTGATGCTATATTTGGTATTGGTTTAAATAGACCCATTGTGACATGGGTGAAGCAATTATTTAATCATTTTAGAGATACAAAAGCATTTGTCTTATCTATTGATGTACCCTCTGGATTAGAAACAGATGCAGTGCCAAAAGATGAAGAATGTGTTGTAAATGCTGGATATACATTAAGTTTTCAGACTCCAAAGCTAGTTTTTTTTCTACCAGAAACAGCCAAATATACTGTACAATGGGAAGTTTTAGATATTGGGATTGATCCAGAATACTTATTTACAACGCCAACAGAAGCTGATTTAATTGGTAAAAACGAAGTTTTACCAATTTACAAACCAAGAGAAAAGTACAGTCATAAAGGTCATTTTGGTCATGCGTTAGTTATAGGTGGAAGTTATGGTAAAATTGGTGCAGTCACACTTGCCAGTCGTGGAGTTTTAACCATTGGAGCTGGAAAAGTGACAGCTTACATGCCTAAATGTGGTTATATACCTTTACAATCGAGTTTTCCTGAAGCAATGGTTATTACTGATATTGATGATGAAAAACTAACAAAAATAGACTTTAAGATAGAGCCTGATGTTGTGGCATTTGGAGTAGGAGCTGGAACAGATACCAAAACAATGTCTGCTTTTGAAGCGTTTTTAAAAACAAACACCAAACCATTAGTAATTGATGCAGATGGAATAAATATATTGGCTAAAAAGAAAACACTATTAAAATTACTACCTGAAAACACAGTGTTAACACCACATCCAAAAGAGTTGGAAGGATTAATAGGAAAGTGGACAGACGATTTTGATAAACTTAAAAAAACTAAAGCCTTATCTAAAAAATACAAATGTATAGTCGTAATAAAAGGTGCAAATACCATAACGGTTTATGGTGATAAATTATATGTTAACGCTACAGGAAATCCAAGTTTAGCTACTGCAGGAACAGGAGATGTATTAACAGGAATGATAACAGGATTAATCGCTCAAGGTTATGATGCGTTAGCAGCAAGCATTTTTGGTGTGTATTTACATGGTAAATCTGCAGATTTGCTAGTAGAAGAGTTAGGTTATCAAAGCTTTATTGCTAGTCATGTTATTGAAGGTATTCCGTTAGCTTATTTAGATT is a window of Olleya sp. YS DNA encoding:
- the gcvT gene encoding glycine cleavage system aminomethyltransferase GcvT, with the translated sequence MKNTALTATHEALGAKMVPFAGYNMPVQYDGVNIEHEAVRTDCGVFDVSHMGEFLISGPHALDLIQSISSNDASKLTVGKAQYSCLPNDTGGIVDDLIIYKIKEEQYLLVVNASNIEKDWNWISSKNTVGAEMRDLSEDYSLLAIQGPNAVQKMQALSSLDLSAIKFYNFEVGDFAGIEHVIISATGYTGSGGFEIYCKNNEVKQIWDKVVDAGAKPIGLAARDTLRLEMGYCLYGNDIDDTTSPLEAGLGWITKFTKPFTNSEALEDQKRRGVDRKLVAFELDERGIPRQGYDIVDGQGKKIGEVTSGTMSPMLNKGIGLGYVPTVFADVNSKINIQIRKNAVPATVVKLPFYKG
- a CDS encoding energy transducer TonB; amino-acid sequence: MKLSYFKYIFVLLVCASCSTLKKIPLTGIEKTKTYPSDIQFPEIQIYPNRVVDSDGNEWFVIRKSLSFVNCPEGKNSERENCFNETIKSHFEKNISYPKIAQKNRIEGIVKAKFRVDPNGNISHISATGNEHLLDEAIRLLNSLPQITPAKYRGKGIEFKIETKINFSL
- a CDS encoding VOC family protein, with the translated sequence MTFSLNHIAISVQDVNQSIDFYKKVFQLQEIENTASNSKTRWLSFDDGRQLHLIPRPELKVVTNKAVHFALSTPHFEAFITHLNNLDIAYSDWKNTPNKDYIRKDGILQVYFQDPDGYWIEVNNQV
- the thrC gene encoding threonine synthase, with the translated sequence MNYYSLNHKAPNTTFKDAVIKGLAPDKGLYFPERITPLPASFFENIYDLSYNEIAFEALQQFVFPDIPKDVLKTIIKETLSFDFPVVKLNDNISTLELFHGPTMAFKDVGARFMARCLGYFNQNNTNEVTVLVATSGDTGGAVANGFLGVKGVNVVILYPSGKVSEIQEKQLTTLGQNIKALEVDGVFDDCQDMVKRAFLDEELTSKMQLTSANSINVARWLPQLLYFMFAYKQLHNTHKEIVFSVPSGNFGNVCAGMMAQQLGLPIKHFIASNNQNNVVTNYLKTEIYNPKPSVQTISNAMDVGNPSNFIRIQEIYNNNFNSLKDNLSSYSFTDDETKVALKEIYDNYNYVADPHGAVGYLGCKAYLKSNPNAHCVFLETAHPTKFLDVVEDVIIEKQSLPKQIQSVMGKNKVATKISSYNHLKAFLLK
- a CDS encoding homoserine kinase, producing the protein MNEIKIFSPATVANVSCGFDVLGFCLDTIGDDMVIRKTTEKGIRISKIVGADLPFETDKNVASVSALALYNDAQPDCGFEIDIYKNIKPGSGIGSSSASASGSVFAINELLGRPYNKTQLTQFAMKGEAIASGCEHADNIAPGIFGGFTLVKSTTPLQVLQLPTPDDLYATIIHPQIEIKTSEARAILPKNIPLQDAITQWSNVGSLVHALHTNNYNLLSNALKDVVVEPYRSQLIPNFDVVKSEVIKAGALGAGISGSGPSIFTLSKSKKTAEAVAKAMQKVYSKTEINFNTYVSKINTEGIRIMKNE
- the thrA gene encoding bifunctional aspartate kinase/homoserine dehydrogenase I, yielding MKVLKFGGTSVGSAQNIKRVIDILQKEALTSPIVCVVSAIGGITDKLLQAGELAKQKDEAYLTVFDTIKSIHFKAIEELAPNSKSILSEVENKFNDLKQLLNGIYLINELSPKTSDKLVSFGELLSSFIIAKTMEDMGLNTVLKNSQELIITNSNFSKAEVNYKVTNKNITDYFNKANQQITILPGFVSKSQLGETTTLGRGGSDFTAAIIAAALKVEQLEIWTDVSGMYTTNPKLVKQAYPISNLSYQEAMELSHFGAKVLYPPTVQPVLDLAIPIHIKNTLQPEATGTIISNQNNGNNLTVKGISHIDNVALLTLEGSGMVGIPGFSKRLFETLANEKINIIFITQASSEHSICFGIDESNAEQAEQAINSTFENEISLHKINPITVEKGLSIIALIGDNMKSHQGISGKLFSTLGKNNINVRAIAQGASEKNISAVINASDVKKALNSVHERFFEVNTKQLNVFITGIGNVGEKLIDQIQQQHSFLKKNLKLDVKIVGMANSRKMIFNPKGIDLNNWAAQFHHADKSSIEGFYQKVIELNLRNSIFVDITANHDVSKVYENYLKQSVAVVACNKIACSGSYAEYKNLQDLSLKYNAPFLYETNVGAGLPIINTLNNLVASGDKVISIQAVLSGSLNFVFNNFSDKKNFHDTVKQAQFEGYTEPDPRIDLSGIDVARKILILARENGVPMEIDDIVNESFLTKANLESDSVDDFYETLITDEAHFQKLYASAKANNYQLKYVAEYKNGKAKVGLQEVPEGHPFYNLKGKDNIVMFYTQRYPEQPLIVKGAGAGADVTASGLFADIIRIGNK
- a CDS encoding NAD(P)H-hydrate dehydratase; the encoded protein is MKIFSKEQIYEGDALTSKKQGITSTELMERAGTQIFNWLHLRMQGAQVPIHIFCGIGNNGGDGLVVARHLITHGYNVKTYIVNYSKTRSKDFLVNYERIKSTTKDWPLLLNDAKELPEIDEKDIIVDAIFGIGLNRPIVTWVKQLFNHFRDTKAFVLSIDVPSGLETDAVPKDEECVVNAGYTLSFQTPKLVFFLPETAKYTVQWEVLDIGIDPEYLFTTPTEADLIGKNEVLPIYKPREKYSHKGHFGHALVIGGSYGKIGAVTLASRGVLTIGAGKVTAYMPKCGYIPLQSSFPEAMVITDIDDEKLTKIDFKIEPDVVAFGVGAGTDTKTMSAFEAFLKTNTKPLVIDADGINILAKKKTLLKLLPENTVLTPHPKELEGLIGKWTDDFDKLKKTKALSKKYKCIVVIKGANTITVYGDKLYVNATGNPSLATAGTGDVLTGMITGLIAQGYDALAASIFGVYLHGKSADLLVEELGYQSFIASHVIEGIPLAYLDLFKQPEPPQVEEANEKEKK